The Chryseobacterium geocarposphaerae genomic sequence TCCTCCAAAACTCTGAATGTGAGGAGCGCCATCCAGTAAAATAGTTGGGCTATGTCCTGTTAAAACAATATTTCCCAAGCTCATCTTTTCCTGACTGAATCCCACTCCTGTAATAACTCCTACAAAAGTTCTTTCAGGGCTATTTTCAATATCTTTATATGAAATAACAGCTGTAAGACGTTTTCCTAAAAGCTTGTTGGCATCTTCCAAAGCATGAGATTGACGGTTACCAAAAGTATCGTGAGCTAATGTAAGAGCAAACTCATGATGACGAACTGCACTTTGTGTTAGCTTAAAATATTTATAGTATTTAATGACCTGACCTTCGATAACCAAAGATAATTTCACCAAACGGTTGATTCCCGAATGATGATTACCCGATACTCCATCCGCATTTTGAGTAGGACGGAAATACGCTTCTTGCGTATTTTCAGATGTAGTTGACATAATTTTGTGATTGTGGTAAGTTAAAGATAAAAAAAATATCCAAACTAAGGTTTCCATTAAAGCATTTTATCATATTAAAAAAGCTTTAACCAAGATGGGTTCAGGCAAAAAAGACCGTCTTTATACGGACAGTCTTTACTTTGTGAATGCTGGTTCTATATGCTTAAGCTGATGGCCAAAGTCCTTCATAAGCAGAATTACCATAGTTGATCTTCTCTGCACTTACTACGAAACTGATGTACATAGAATTTTCATCTACGGCGTCAAAGTCTACTTCGTGCTGAATTACGTATCCGTTTTCCCAATTTAAAGTAATTAGTGTTCCTTCTTCGTGAGATTTGTTGAATGTAATTTCTCCGGTTGTAGGCTTGTATTTTCCGTTCAGTAAGCTTTCAAGAATATCAGATTTTTCTGTTGCTTCTACTGTAAGCTTAATAATTGCGTTAGAAGGATCTGAAGCTACTCTTCCCGATACATCTGTTGATCTGGATACGCTGTAGTTCAGCTTTAATAATTTTTGTCCTTCTCCTCCGTTGAATTTTAAAATTCCTCTTGAATTTAGTGCCATGATAATAAATTTTAATCGTTAATAATATTTTGTAACTCTGTGATTGTAAAACAAATATAAAACGGCATTTTTGATCCTAAAAATATTTATCTTCTTTTTTCATTTTTTGTAGTAGTTCTACTATTTTGTGTCGTATTTCTACGACAAGTATTTGTTTCCAGATAAGTTAGACGTAAAAAAAGACTGCTCGATGGCAGTCTTTTTCCTATTTTATTTTTTTAATGTTTAGTGTACTCAGGTGCTTCTACCGGAAGCATGGTTGGCATAAAGTATTCATTAAGCCAGTAGAAGGTCTGTCCGTTCTGCTGAATTTTCACTGCCGGATTATTTCTGTAAGTCAGCATTCTTTCAGCTAAATCCTTATAATATTTAAAATAAGTTCTTACCGATTCATTGACGATAATTTTGGATTTTTTCCAAGCTTTCAGTTTATATTTTGACATTATTTCTTCTTCGGAATTATCAAAGCCCGTACTTACTCCTACTGCATAGGACATCGGTTTTTCATATAAATCTGATTTATCCAGAAACTTAATGGTAGGATTATATTTTTTCAACAGCCTGATATATTCATTGATCGCTTTTGACTGATTAAAATCTGTTCTTTCAGCATTTGTTTTCTGATAAACCTCTGTGTAGAAAGCCTTTAAATTATCATATTCTGCTTCAGAAATCAAAATCCCTTTCTCCATTCCCTGTCTGAATTCTTTCAATTCTGAAGGGATATATCCTTTCACTAAGAACGGATTCCCATAATTAACCAGTTGCGCTGCAATACCTGCAGAAACAGGATTCGTTAATCCCGGATACAAATATTTGTATTTCGCATCTACATCTGTTCTTCCGGCTCCTACGGACGAATGGAAGTGATCATTAAGTGATTTATCTATAGTTTCATTATCTAAAGTCACCTGAGCAATCAAACTATCCACTGCTTTTTTTAAGTATCCAGGAGTTGCAATATCCCCTTTTTTAGGAAAAATAACAAATCCTTGAGACATACTCTGCTTCGGATAATCTAGTGAAAAGAAACCTGTTTCACTTTCCACCAGGCTAAAATTATTCTTAGTCAGTACATCACTTTGGTTAATAATGTTTTGCTTCTTAAGTTCTGCTATGTTTTTAGCTGTATTGGTTACCACATTTTCAGACATTAACACAAAATCGTTGTAAGTATCTGATGATCTTGCGCTGGTCTGGAACATAATCAATCTTGCCTGTGCCTGGGTAATAGAATTAATTACCCCATACATATTCCCTCCCTGATTGGATGAGGTTCCGATTGTAATAATAATATTGGTTTCATCGGGACGGTCTGCAAGAAGACGACCTGCCGCCATAAGGCCTTCATTTACCGGCTGGTAACTGCTGGTGCTCGGACAGTTCATTTCATTACTTTTCTGATCAATAAATGAAGTTATCTTGCTATAATCGCTGCTCAGGCTTGAGGCTGCAACATTATCTCCACAGGTATTGTTTTTATACAAAACGGCACCATACTTCACAGAATTAAAATAAGAAGGTTTTTCAAATCTAAGCTGTAAATCTTGCAGTAAAGATTTTACAATCGGAGCATAAGGAGCATTGGAAGCACTTATATCCAGCGCAAAAACAATATTTATTCTTTTATTTCTTTCAGTAATTTCTCTATACCGGTCAAAAATTATACGCTCTCCCAATACATTGAAAACGTAGTTCTTACTGTAATCTAAAATATTAGTGAAATATTTTGTTTTGGAATCCGGAGTCGGAGCAGTATCTAAAGCCAGATTAACAGGGAAAATATTTTCCAGCGGAGTTCTTTTGTTTACATCCGTAAGCAAAATCGCCGTTCTGTTCTCTACATTGGATCCTCCGGGAGATCCTTCGTGAATCCCCAAAGTTGTTTCTGTAATTCCTGTAGGGTTTTTCATTTTAAGGGCCGATCTCTCGCCCCAAGCTGAAATCACATTAGAGCTTACCCATCCGTACAATCCTTGGTTTATACTATCTATGTCGATAGAAGGCTTCTTTCCTACTAAAAATCTTTTATTATTTTCTGCCTGCTTGTAAACATACACCATTTGCCCGTTTGGAATTTTCACATTCGCCTGCTCAATCAAACTAGGTGAGTTGAAAACCATAATGGAATCATTTTTATAGTACCTTTCAGCACTTCTTATCACATCACTGTTGCTCGGCACAACGGCAACTCTCACAGGATAACCCGTTTTTTCGCTTTTTAAAGAGTTGCTCCATAATAGCAATTCAGATTCCGGGATCCAGCCATAGGTTTTGATGGATTTTGATGAAACTTTTTTCATTAAGGCATCCGGAACATATTCCGCCACCTTTACCATTCCGTCTCTATGCTTTAAGACCATAAGCGGCTCCAGAAACTTTACTTCTTTGTATGATTTTTCATCACTTTTGTCCAGATATGCCGTATTTCTTGACCTGTCGGAAATCACAATCCACGGAACCGATTTTTTGGAAAAGCCGTTAATCACAGGAGAGTTATCTATCTGACCGTAAAGCTCAGGTTCCGGTGTTTTTTTTGAAGGTAATTTTACCTGACAACTTGTAAGCAATACTGAAATACCTATATAATATGCTGCTAGAGGAAATTTATTTTTCATCCTAATTTTCTTTTATGATTGGTGTTGTGTTGTTCTTAGAAATGAACGATTATTTATTTACTTTGGGTAATATCAACTTTGGTTACACAAGATTGAGTATCATCAAAGTTCACTTTTACAGTCTGTATTACATTATTTTTATCAAACTGAAGACCTGCACAGTACATATAAAAATTATTCACCTTGCTGTCATTTACTTTCACTACTGTGTTTTCGTTGTTACAAAGATATTTTCTTAATAAATAATTGTAATGTGTATTAAAACTGTTTCCGTTGGCTATCTGCTGCAGATGATACTTAAAGTCATTATCCATTTTGGAATACATATCTTCAACCGTTACATCCTCCTGTAAAGCATCATAACCTGGAAGAATTTTGATGTGATGCAAAATCGGCTCTATATTTTCATCTGTAAATAAGGTAACAACATAATCTCCGGGCTTTTTATAAGAATAAGTAGCAAATTTTTCTTTTGAATCGATGTTTCCTGTTTCCCCGAATTTCCATGTAAATTGCTTCGCATCAGAAATCGCACGGAACTGAACATTTTCAAATACCATTGCCTGTGACTGAGCATCAATCGTTGTACGGATCTTTGCAGTGTCTTTGGGTTTGGCGACTTCTCTCGAGCGTACCATCACCGGAAATGACTTCGAATACTTGTTATCTATAATTAAGGTTACCTGGTAATATCCCGGCTTGTTATAAAAGTGAATACCACTATTTTTGTCAGAAGTAGCCCCATCTCCGAAACTCCATCTTTTAGTTTTGGCAAACTGAGTTTTATCTTCAAATAGAAGGGTATCTCCTACCATTAATGTTGATGGATATACCAATCCTACTATATCATCATTTGAATGTATCACTTTTTTCTGCAGCCATAGAGCAACCAAAGCGGCTATAAGCAAGGTCGCAATAACCCCAATGATAATATTCTTCTTGTTCTTTTCAAAGTAGTTCATATTTAATATTGTGTTGTGTTTTTGATTTTGTATTTGTGTGGTGTGAGTGTATATAGTGAAACTTACTGAGTTCTCGCTTTGAGCTCATTGTTACGCTGAAAAAGCTGATTTTTCTTCTCTCTAAACCCGATAGAGCAGTCTTCAAACTGCTTTTTGAACTTCTCGGTATCTTCTGTTACCGTAGCAATTGTTTTTTTATCGTCAAAATACATTTTATAAAAAAGAGCGATTTGAGGATATGCATCTTTTCTGATATCTAACACCGGAGTTTCACCAGCATTATAATAATTGACCAAATCATTAATTCCATAAGTAATTTTAGTCTCTACAAAAGCTTCGGGCATTTCACTCGTCAAATGCTTGATCTGGTTGTAGGTACTGTCCATTATTTTGAAACTATATTTCTGTTTCTGATCAAATTTTGCTTTTTCGTCTAGCTTCTGAATAGAAATAACATCCTCATCCGAAAAAGGAGATTGAAAATCTTTTAGAAAAAGAATTCCTAAAAATATAAGAGCCACCAAAAGCATCAGTATAAGATAAAAGAACTGATACTGCTTTTCTGTTTTGGATAATGAAATGTGTCCTTGCATATCTTTTTATTTTATCTTCGTCTTCTACTTCCCGTAAACTTTCTTGTAGGGTCTATTCTTAGTTTGTCATTCGCAATATCCACTTTGCCCATACATTCTTCGATATCTCTTCTTGCCATTTCCTTTTCATGTTCCACTTCTATTATTCGAGTTTTCAGATCAATCATACTTCCAATTTGATTAATGAGAATAGCATAATGCTTAAAATTCTGCGCACTGTCTTTCCCCATTACCTCTCTGGCAAGTTGTATGTTGCTTAAAATATTATTCCTTAGAAAAATGTCATTATCTACCTTATTGGCATCCAATTGCTCCATTTTCTGATAGATATCATCCATGTGATTTTTTAGAACATCACTTCTTTCCAGCAATTCCTGATAAGAGGCAACTTCTCTATTGATACCCTCCCGTTGCTGATCGTAGCTTTTAAAAAAGAAAAAGACAGACATAAAAGATACGCCTGACAAGACCAGAAAAGATAGAACAAATTTCCAAATGCCTATCCTGACGTCTGATTGATTTAATTTTTTCTCCCTGTTCGAAGACATATTTTGTGATTTGTTTGGACGGTGAAATTATTAAAAAAAATAAAAATACACAAAATTTATTCCCCATAATCACTAATTAGAGAATATTAATTTTCTGTTTCGTTGGAATTTCATAAATTAGACCTCTTAAATTTTAAATATCAACACCAAATCGATATTGAAATATTAAAATGAACCACATCTTAAATAAAAGAGTTCGCTTCTCAATAGCAGACAGTGATTTTTATTTTAAAAAAATAATGATCAAGACGCTTTTGGAAACGCCTTTCAACATGCTTATCAATGACTGTAACAATGGTCATGAGCTTATCAACAGAACGTATAGGCGGCAGGAAGACGTTTTCCTCATAGAGCTATTCATGCCCGTACTCAGCGGAATTGAAGCTATAAAATTTATCCGGAGAACGAATAATGAAACTCCTATTATTACATATTCCGGAACGTATCAGGAAGACATTGCCGAAATACTGTCTAAGATTCCTAATATATATTACTGCCAGAAAAACAGCAATATCATCAAAAATATCGTGAAAGGAAAGATTGCCGATAACAATTTTGATTATGAATCGTATTACCAGGAATGGCAAAAGCAGCCTCTTTTGGTGCAGGAATATATGAACCGGCAAAAGAAAAGTCAGGAAGAGCTCTCTCCTACGGAAATTCAGCTTATGAAGTTCTGCTATGAAGGATTCAGTAATAAGGAAATTGGCGAAAAGCTCAATCTCAGCACAAGAACGATTGACACCTATATAAACCGTTTAACGGAAAAACTGGGACTAAAAACAAAGCTTCACCTGATAAGATTTTGTGTAGAAAACGGGTACTACAATTCCAGTACATAAGGATATCTTAATATATTAGTAACATAAAATAAACATACCCGCTTAATCAATTATCTAAAAATATTTTACCACTAATTTGCTAGTATTCAATTTTTTTAACTAAATTTGCACACCTAAAATTTAAAATTTAAAAAGGAAATGACAAAGGCAGAATTGGTAAACACCATCTCAAATAAATTGGGAACAGAAAAGAATGAAACACAGAAAGTTGTAGAAGCTTTTATGCAGGAGATTAGAACTTCTATGTACAATGGGGATAATGTTTATCTAAGAGGTTTTGGTTCTTTCATTATTAAAACAAGAGCTGCTAAAACAGGTAGAAACATTTCTAAAAATACTGCAATTGAAATCCCGGCTCATAACATTCCTGCTTTCAAACCTTCAAAATCTTTTGTTGAGAAAGTAAAAACCAAAGTTGCAGTAAAATAAAATTTAACGGAATATTAACTAGTTACTAAAAAATTAAAATTATGCCAAGCGGAAAGAAAAGAAAAAGACACAAGGTTGCAACTCACAAAAGAAAGAAAAGAAGAAGAGCAAACAGACATAAGAAAAAATAATCTCTTTTTCTTGAGATTCACAATATAATAATATAGTTGGTGTTTTTAATTTTTTAATATTCACCGACTATATTTTGTTTTGAACCTACTAAGATTTTTCGAGGATTTTATGTATGCTTTATTTATTTCTTATCAGAATATAATAATATTAACAACTAATTCTTATATTTAAAAATATTATTCATTTGATAATGACAACATACATTCCTTGTGAATCTTAATAATTTTACCTTAATAAAATGAAGAAAGAACTAATAGTTTCGCATGAAGATGATCTTACAAAGATTGCACTGCTGGAAGACGGAAGACTATGTGAACTTCATGAGCAAGAGGACAAAAGTGATTTTATAGTTGGAGATTTATTTATAGGAAAAGTAAAAAAGCTGGCTCCTAATCTTAATGCAGCATTCGTAAACATCGGATACGAAAAAGATGCTTTTCTGCATTATCAGGATTTAGGCCCACAATATCTTACCTACAGAAAGTTTTTAAGAGACAGTATTTCTAAAAAACAAAACTCTTCAAGCTTAAAAAATTTCGAGATACAACCCGAAATTGACAAAAACGGAACAGTAGACAAAGTAATCGCCAAAGATGATGTTGTTCTGCTTCAGATTACCAAAGAACCCATTTCCACAAAAGGGCCCAGAATTTCTACTCAGATTTCCTTGACAGGGCGTTTTTTGGTTCTCATTCCTTTCGATAATAAAGTTTCGATTTCCAAAAAAGTAAAAAGTTCTGAGGAAAAAGAAAGATTAAGAACCCTTATCGAAAGTATAAAACCCGAAGGTTTCGGTGTCATCATAAGAACCGTAGCCGAAGGAAAAAAAGTGGCAGACCTGCACAACGACATGAATCAGCTGATTCAGAAATGGGAAAGCACTTTTAAAAATATTCAAAAAAATAAAGTTCCGTCAAGAGTTTTAAGCGAAGATGATAAAGCTTCAGCTATATTAAGAGACAATTTTAATCAGGATTTCGTAAGCATCATTTGTGATGACGAGCAAATGGTAAGCGAAATGAAGAATTACCTTGAGGTAATCGCTCCGGAAAGAAAAAACATTGTCCAGTTTTACGATTCTCACATTCCTCTTCTCGAATATTACAATGTTGAAAAACAACTGAAACAAAGTTTCGGGAAACATGTTAATATTCCAAGTTCTAAAGGAGCATATCTCGTTATAGAACATACCGAAGCATTGCACGTAGTCGATGTAAACTCAGGAAATAATATTACAACAGGAGCCGCTGTGAATAAAGAACATGCCCTGAATGTAAACAAAATGGCAGCCACAGAAATCGCAAGACAGCTTCGTCTGCGCGATATGGGTGGAATTATTGTGATCGATTTCATCGACATGACGAATCCTGAGCACAGAAAAGATCTGTACGAACATCTTAAGGAAGAAATGAAACGTGATAAAGCACGTCACAAAATTCTTCCCCCAAGTAAATTCGGTCTGATACAAATTACCCGACAAAGAAACCGTCCGGAAAAACAGATCGAAACCAAAGAAGAAAACCCTAACAAAGACGGAGAAATCATTGCTCCGATTGTTATTGTAGAAAGAATGGGTGAAGCTCTGAAATCCATTATGCAAAAGGAAAAAGGAAAAATATTCCTACATGTACATCCTTTTGTGGAAGCCTATCTTACGAAAGGTATTATGAGCATTCAGATGAAATGGTTTTTAAAATACAAGAAGAAAGTAACCATCATCCCAAGAGATTCTTTTAAATATTTAGAATACAGAATTTACAATTCGAAAAAAGAAGAATTGGTTGGATATTCTAATTAATACAAAATTCAAAACCTCTAGTTTTCTGGAGGTTTTTTATTACCTTTACAATAATTACACAAATTGATTCTTATTTTCCCTCCAGATTCTATTGGTGTAATTATTATTTCAATACATTAAAAACATAATTATGAAAAAAATTCTATTATTAGGATGCATTCTTGCTATCCAGAGTATTTACGCACAGATTATTTCTAAAGACCCGTCTTTTGCTTCCAATGGAATATACAATATCGGCAATGGAAACAACTATGTCTGGACAATGGCTCAAAATGTGGATGACAGTATTTATTCGTCCTATTCAGTTCCTGCCAGTGGCCAAACTTTTTTATTAAAATTGAATGCAAATGGAACTTCAGATCCAAATTTCGGAAATAACGGAGTCATCCAATTGCCCTATGATACTTATCAATGTCAACTAAAAATACAGCCGGACGGAAAATTGATCGTCTTTGGACACAATCCTAGCCTGGGTGGCTTAGTATACAAAATATTCCCGAATGGCCAATTGGATACAGCTTTTGGCACCAACGGCATTTCGACAATTAGTTCTGTACATAGTAGTGATGAACAAGCCCGTTCTATTGGACTTATTTTACAAAATGGAAAAATAATTGTTCATGGCATAACCTGGAATTCAAATACCATATCACAGCATAAAATTTATAGGCTCAATAATGATGGAAGTATTGATATGTCTTTTGGTAATAATGGTTCTGTAATTACACAGGGAGCATATCCTTTGGGAACATTTGTACTGCTCGACAACCAGTCTAACATTATTTGCATGACAAAAACTATTAGTAGTAACCTTGGTAATGGTGTTATTGAAAAATTCAATCCGGACGGACAACCGATAATGAGTTTTGGAAATAACGGTATTTTACAAACTACTATGAACTTTGGCTACGTGGGTGCTGCAATGATAGATAGTAATAACAAGATTGTTTATTCCAACCACACTTATGAGATTTTCAGAGTAAATCCCGATGGTACTCCGGATAATACATTCAATTATAATTTATCCGCATTTTCCGGCTTGAGCGGAGGCGCCTGGATCCAAAGCATTGTAGAAAAAAATGGATATTATTACATTGGAGGAAACGGTGAAGGAGATTTTGCTTCTACCTATTTTGTTTCAAAGCTTAATCCAAATGGTTCTATAAATTCCAGCTTCGGGTACTATTCAGAAGCATCAAATTTATATTCTATTGAAGAAATGGCCGTTAATAACGATAACATCATTGCCCACGGAAGCGGATATATTGTAAAATATTTACTTAACAATTCTACGCTATCAATTGCGGATATTTTAAAAGCAAATGACCAGATTTCTTTTGAAAATCCTGTTAAACAAAGCTTAATCTATCAATCAGAAGAAAAAATAAGCAAAATAGAAATCTATTCTTCCAATGGAAAACTAGTAAAAACTGCCAAAGAAAATAATTCAAATGTTTCTGAGCTTCCCAAAGGAGTTTATATGATAAAAGTATTTTTTGAAAACGGAAAATTTACAACAAAAAAAATGATAAAAATTTAATAATAAAGTAATTACATAAACAAAATTTAGCTCCCGTATTTTTACGGGGCTTTTTTATGGAATAAACATTAAATTTATAGATGATTAAACCAATTTTACTTTATATAATATAATGGTTGATACATTTAAGGCAATCAGAAGAAATCAATTATTAAACGAATAAAAATGAAACACCATCACTACAAAACCACCATCGAATGGACAGGAAATAAAGGCTCCGGAACCAGTAATTATCGTGATTATGAAAGGAGTCATACCATTTCTGTAGAAAACAAATCGGTAATTGAAGGTTCTTCCGATCCTGCATTTCGTGGTGACAAGACAAAATACAATCCGGAAGAAATGCTGTTGTCCTCCTTATCTTCATGTCATATGCTTTGGTATCTTCATTTCTGTTCCGAAGCAGGTATTATCGTAACAGGTTATATTGACAATGCTATCGGAACTATGGCGGAAACGGCGAATGGAAGCGGTCACTTTACGGAGGCTATCCTGAATCCCGTCGTTACCATCACCGACGAAAAACAGATAAAAAAAGCAGAGGAACTTCATGAA encodes the following:
- a CDS encoding T9SS type A sorting domain-containing protein, with protein sequence MKKILLLGCILAIQSIYAQIISKDPSFASNGIYNIGNGNNYVWTMAQNVDDSIYSSYSVPASGQTFLLKLNANGTSDPNFGNNGVIQLPYDTYQCQLKIQPDGKLIVFGHNPSLGGLVYKIFPNGQLDTAFGTNGISTISSVHSSDEQARSIGLILQNGKIIVHGITWNSNTISQHKIYRLNNDGSIDMSFGNNGSVITQGAYPLGTFVLLDNQSNIICMTKTISSNLGNGVIEKFNPDGQPIMSFGNNGILQTTMNFGYVGAAMIDSNNKIVYSNHTYEIFRVNPDGTPDNTFNYNLSAFSGLSGGAWIQSIVEKNGYYYIGGNGEGDFASTYFVSKLNPNGSINSSFGYYSEASNLYSIEEMAVNNDNIIAHGSGYIVKYLLNNSTLSIADILKANDQISFENPVKQSLIYQSEEKISKIEIYSSNGKLVKTAKENNSNVSELPKGVYMIKVFFENGKFTTKKMIKI
- a CDS encoding HU family DNA-binding protein; its protein translation is MTKAELVNTISNKLGTEKNETQKVVEAFMQEIRTSMYNGDNVYLRGFGSFIIKTRAAKTGRNISKNTAIEIPAHNIPAFKPSKSFVEKVKTKVAVK
- the tssR gene encoding type VI secretion system protein TssR domain-containing protein encodes the protein MKNKFPLAAYYIGISVLLTSCQVKLPSKKTPEPELYGQIDNSPVINGFSKKSVPWIVISDRSRNTAYLDKSDEKSYKEVKFLEPLMVLKHRDGMVKVAEYVPDALMKKVSSKSIKTYGWIPESELLLWSNSLKSEKTGYPVRVAVVPSNSDVIRSAERYYKNDSIMVFNSPSLIEQANVKIPNGQMVYVYKQAENNKRFLVGKKPSIDIDSINQGLYGWVSSNVISAWGERSALKMKNPTGITETTLGIHEGSPGGSNVENRTAILLTDVNKRTPLENIFPVNLALDTAPTPDSKTKYFTNILDYSKNYVFNVLGERIIFDRYREITERNKRINIVFALDISASNAPYAPIVKSLLQDLQLRFEKPSYFNSVKYGAVLYKNNTCGDNVAASSLSSDYSKITSFIDQKSNEMNCPSTSSYQPVNEGLMAAGRLLADRPDETNIIITIGTSSNQGGNMYGVINSITQAQARLIMFQTSARSSDTYNDFVLMSENVVTNTAKNIAELKKQNIINQSDVLTKNNFSLVESETGFFSLDYPKQSMSQGFVIFPKKGDIATPGYLKKAVDSLIAQVTLDNETIDKSLNDHFHSSVGAGRTDVDAKYKYLYPGLTNPVSAGIAAQLVNYGNPFLVKGYIPSELKEFRQGMEKGILISEAEYDNLKAFYTEVYQKTNAERTDFNQSKAINEYIRLLKKYNPTIKFLDKSDLYEKPMSYAVGVSTGFDNSEEEIMSKYKLKAWKKSKIIVNESVRTYFKYYKDLAERMLTYRNNPAVKIQQNGQTFYWLNEYFMPTMLPVEAPEYTKH
- a CDS encoding OsmC family protein, which gives rise to MKHHHYKTTIEWTGNKGSGTSNYRDYERSHTISVENKSVIEGSSDPAFRGDKTKYNPEEMLLSSLSSCHMLWYLHFCSEAGIIVTGYIDNAIGTMAETANGSGHFTEAILNPVVTITDEKQIKKAEELHEKANQFCFIANSVNFPVKHIPKILIKK
- a CDS encoding PKD domain-containing protein: MNYFEKNKKNIIIGVIATLLIAALVALWLQKKVIHSNDDIVGLVYPSTLMVGDTLLFEDKTQFAKTKRWSFGDGATSDKNSGIHFYNKPGYYQVTLIIDNKYSKSFPVMVRSREVAKPKDTAKIRTTIDAQSQAMVFENVQFRAISDAKQFTWKFGETGNIDSKEKFATYSYKKPGDYVVTLFTDENIEPILHHIKILPGYDALQEDVTVEDMYSKMDNDFKYHLQQIANGNSFNTHYNYLLRKYLCNNENTVVKVNDSKVNNFYMYCAGLQFDKNNVIQTVKVNFDDTQSCVTKVDITQSK
- a CDS encoding Rne/Rng family ribonuclease; its protein translation is MKKELIVSHEDDLTKIALLEDGRLCELHEQEDKSDFIVGDLFIGKVKKLAPNLNAAFVNIGYEKDAFLHYQDLGPQYLTYRKFLRDSISKKQNSSSLKNFEIQPEIDKNGTVDKVIAKDDVVLLQITKEPISTKGPRISTQISLTGRFLVLIPFDNKVSISKKVKSSEEKERLRTLIESIKPEGFGVIIRTVAEGKKVADLHNDMNQLIQKWESTFKNIQKNKVPSRVLSEDDKASAILRDNFNQDFVSIICDDEQMVSEMKNYLEVIAPERKNIVQFYDSHIPLLEYYNVEKQLKQSFGKHVNIPSSKGAYLVIEHTEALHVVDVNSGNNITTGAAVNKEHALNVNKMAATEIARQLRLRDMGGIIVIDFIDMTNPEHRKDLYEHLKEEMKRDKARHKILPPSKFGLIQITRQRNRPEKQIETKEENPNKDGEIIAPIVIVERMGEALKSIMQKEKGKIFLHVHPFVEAYLTKGIMSIQMKWFLKYKKKVTIIPRDSFKYLEYRIYNSKKEELVGYSN
- a CDS encoding response regulator transcription factor — translated: MIKTLLETPFNMLINDCNNGHELINRTYRRQEDVFLIELFMPVLSGIEAIKFIRRTNNETPIITYSGTYQEDIAEILSKIPNIYYCQKNSNIIKNIVKGKIADNNFDYESYYQEWQKQPLLVQEYMNRQKKSQEELSPTEIQLMKFCYEGFSNKEIGEKLNLSTRTIDTYINRLTEKLGLKTKLHLIRFCVENGYYNSST
- the tssO gene encoding type VI secretion system TssO; its protein translation is MSSNREKKLNQSDVRIGIWKFVLSFLVLSGVSFMSVFFFFKSYDQQREGINREVASYQELLERSDVLKNHMDDIYQKMEQLDANKVDNDIFLRNNILSNIQLAREVMGKDSAQNFKHYAILINQIGSMIDLKTRIIEVEHEKEMARRDIEECMGKVDIANDKLRIDPTRKFTGSRRRR
- the tssO gene encoding type VI secretion system TssO; this encodes MQGHISLSKTEKQYQFFYLILMLLVALIFLGILFLKDFQSPFSDEDVISIQKLDEKAKFDQKQKYSFKIMDSTYNQIKHLTSEMPEAFVETKITYGINDLVNYYNAGETPVLDIRKDAYPQIALFYKMYFDDKKTIATVTEDTEKFKKQFEDCSIGFREKKNQLFQRNNELKARTQ
- the tssD gene encoding type VI secretion system tube protein TssD, which produces MALNSRGILKFNGGEGQKLLKLNYSVSRSTDVSGRVASDPSNAIIKLTVEATEKSDILESLLNGKYKPTTGEITFNKSHEEGTLITLNWENGYVIQHEVDFDAVDENSMYISFVVSAEKINYGNSAYEGLWPSA